The Triticum aestivum cultivar Chinese Spring chromosome 3A, IWGSC CS RefSeq v2.1, whole genome shotgun sequence genome includes a region encoding these proteins:
- the LOC123060752 gene encoding uncharacterized protein isoform X1, which produces MASNDGEGGEEGWEAAVRAEVGGASWWDDPDGADLHARFKAFTGQRRDWPEPKLLFWKDLLLRIARRLRLCSAPAHLVTSVWFARPGGITPLCLPQVLEEMRADGEILLKSELIVPTAGGLYQLVRRVSQMAISRRPIVQEDILVFRSLVEERFEDIATQLRGSHWTSTCVITMTKFNSFFYGREDAHAALCYLTQSGKTWYLAIRKEDPVELQGVKFPLVSAHAPAVSKFDCDTLHLVWQEEKLQQQFDVLDRRWEISRRAALMSFKAGDKQGAFRYVRQSKLFSESRNKCAQLLERVEEVISLIASAESTKQVYEAIQIGMKAMKEHNVSMEDINTHLKEVDDLVAAQRKINTALESAPLDSLADEEDIEEEFRNLEAELEDKVSPVHVEEPEPVLHANDDSPDETVESLSNNLSSMKLGAM; this is translated from the exons ATGGCATCCAACGATGGTGAGGGTGGAGAAGAAGGTTGGGAGGCAGCGGTGCGAGCGGAGGTGGGCGGTGCGAGCTGGTGGGACGATCCAGACGGCGCCGACCTCCACGCCAGGTTCAAGGCCTTCACGGGGCAGCGCCGCGACTGGCCCGAGCCCAAGCTCCTCTTCTGGAAGGACCTCCTCCTGCGCATCGCCCGACGCCTCCGACTCTGCTCCGCCCCCGCCCACTTG GTGACGAGCGTTTGGTTTGCCCGCCCCGGAGGCATCACGCCGCTCTGCTTGCCGCAAGTTCTG GAGGAGATGCGTGCCGATGGGGAGATACTGCTTAAATCCGAGCTAATTGTTCCGACCGCAGGCGGCTTGTATCAGCTGGTCAGGAGGGTAAGCCAGATGGCTATCTCAAGGCGTCCGATTGTACAGGAGGACATCCTTGTGTTTAGATCTTTGGTTGAG GAACGGTTTGAGGACATTGCTACGCAGCTGAGAGGCTCCCATTGGACATCAACATGTGTCATTACTATGACTAAATTCAATAGCTTCTTTTACGGACGGGAGGATGCTCATGCAGCGTTGTGTTACTTGACGCAAAGTGGGAAAACATGGTATCTTGCGATCAGGAAGGAAGACCCAGTCGAG CTTCAGGGTGTGAAGTTTCCACTTGTCTCTGCTCATGCTCCTGCCGTCTCGAAGTTTGACTGTGATACATTACACTTAGTTTGGCAAGAAGAGAAATTGCAGCAGCAGTTTGATGTGCTTGATCGCCGATGGGAAAT TTCAAGGAGAGCGGCGTTAATGTCCTTCAAGGCCGGAGACAAACAGGGTGCTTTTCGTTATGTGAGGCAGTCTAAATTATTTTCAGAAAGCAGGAACAAATGTGCACAACTATTAGAGAGGGTTGAAGAAGTTATAAGCCTGATTGCTAGTGCTGAATCAACCAAACAG GTTTATGAAGCAATCCAAATTGGTATGAAAGCAATGAAGGAGCATAATGTCAGCATGGAGGACATTAATACCCACCTAAAGGAGGTTGATGACCTTGTTGCAGCACAAAGAAAAATTAACACTGCCTTAG AATCAGCGCCTTTGGATTCATTGGCTGATGAAGAAGATATAGAAGAGGAATTCAGAAACCTCGAAGCAGAATTGGAAGATAAGGTTTCTCCTGTGCATGTTGAAGAACCAGAACCAGTTTTACATGCAAATGACGATTCACCTGATGAAACTGTCGAGTCACTGAGCAATAACCTGTCAAGCATGAAACTTGGGGCCATGTAA
- the LOC123060752 gene encoding uncharacterized protein isoform X2, translating into MASNDGEGGEEGWEAAVRAEVGGASWWDDPDGADLHARFKAFTGQRRDWPEPKLLFWKDLLLRIARRLRLCSAPAHLVTSVWFARPGGITPLCLPQVLEEMRADGEILLKSELIVPTAGGLYQLVRRVSQMAISRRPIVQEDILVFRSLVEERFEDIATQLRGSHWTSTCVITMTKFNSFFYGREDAHAALCYLTQSGKTWYLAIRKEDPVEGVKFPLVSAHAPAVSKFDCDTLHLVWQEEKLQQQFDVLDRRWEISRRAALMSFKAGDKQGAFRYVRQSKLFSESRNKCAQLLERVEEVISLIASAESTKQVYEAIQIGMKAMKEHNVSMEDINTHLKEVDDLVAAQRKINTALESAPLDSLADEEDIEEEFRNLEAELEDKVSPVHVEEPEPVLHANDDSPDETVESLSNNLSSMKLGAM; encoded by the exons ATGGCATCCAACGATGGTGAGGGTGGAGAAGAAGGTTGGGAGGCAGCGGTGCGAGCGGAGGTGGGCGGTGCGAGCTGGTGGGACGATCCAGACGGCGCCGACCTCCACGCCAGGTTCAAGGCCTTCACGGGGCAGCGCCGCGACTGGCCCGAGCCCAAGCTCCTCTTCTGGAAGGACCTCCTCCTGCGCATCGCCCGACGCCTCCGACTCTGCTCCGCCCCCGCCCACTTG GTGACGAGCGTTTGGTTTGCCCGCCCCGGAGGCATCACGCCGCTCTGCTTGCCGCAAGTTCTG GAGGAGATGCGTGCCGATGGGGAGATACTGCTTAAATCCGAGCTAATTGTTCCGACCGCAGGCGGCTTGTATCAGCTGGTCAGGAGGGTAAGCCAGATGGCTATCTCAAGGCGTCCGATTGTACAGGAGGACATCCTTGTGTTTAGATCTTTGGTTGAG GAACGGTTTGAGGACATTGCTACGCAGCTGAGAGGCTCCCATTGGACATCAACATGTGTCATTACTATGACTAAATTCAATAGCTTCTTTTACGGACGGGAGGATGCTCATGCAGCGTTGTGTTACTTGACGCAAAGTGGGAAAACATGGTATCTTGCGATCAGGAAGGAAGACCCAGTCGAG GGTGTGAAGTTTCCACTTGTCTCTGCTCATGCTCCTGCCGTCTCGAAGTTTGACTGTGATACATTACACTTAGTTTGGCAAGAAGAGAAATTGCAGCAGCAGTTTGATGTGCTTGATCGCCGATGGGAAAT TTCAAGGAGAGCGGCGTTAATGTCCTTCAAGGCCGGAGACAAACAGGGTGCTTTTCGTTATGTGAGGCAGTCTAAATTATTTTCAGAAAGCAGGAACAAATGTGCACAACTATTAGAGAGGGTTGAAGAAGTTATAAGCCTGATTGCTAGTGCTGAATCAACCAAACAG GTTTATGAAGCAATCCAAATTGGTATGAAAGCAATGAAGGAGCATAATGTCAGCATGGAGGACATTAATACCCACCTAAAGGAGGTTGATGACCTTGTTGCAGCACAAAGAAAAATTAACACTGCCTTAG AATCAGCGCCTTTGGATTCATTGGCTGATGAAGAAGATATAGAAGAGGAATTCAGAAACCTCGAAGCAGAATTGGAAGATAAGGTTTCTCCTGTGCATGTTGAAGAACCAGAACCAGTTTTACATGCAAATGACGATTCACCTGATGAAACTGTCGAGTCACTGAGCAATAACCTGTCAAGCATGAAACTTGGGGCCATGTAA